ATCGTGAAGTAGGTCAGCGGGAGCAGGTAGCCGATCCAGCGGACGCCCGCCGCCATCGCGTCGAGCGGGAAGATCATCCCGGACAGCAGGATCTGCGGCAGCAGCACGAACATCGCGGTCTGGATCGCCTGCCCGGCGGTGTTCGAGACGGTCGAGATCAGCACACCGAGACCGAGCACGACGAAGAGGAAGATCGCGGCACCGAGCGCGAACGTGACGACGTTGCCGTTGAACGGCACGTCGAACAGCACGATCCCGAGGACCGTCACGACGATCATGTCGAGGCCGGCGAGCAGGAAGTACGGGGTGATCTTGCCCAGGATGACCGTGCTCGGCTTGATCGGCATCACCGCGAGCTGCTCGAGCGTGCCGGCCTCACGCTCCCGGACCAGCCCGATGCTCGTGATGATCGTGCCGATGAAGGTGAGGATCAGCCCGATGATCGCGGGGACCATCACCCACGACGTCTTGAGGTCGGGGTTGTAGAGGACGTCGGTCTGGACCGAGTCGCCCATCTTGTTGAGCGCTGCCACGGCCGACTGGGCGGCGAACAGGTTCGATCCGTCGACCAGCGCG
This DNA window, taken from Mumia flava, encodes the following:
- a CDS encoding ABC transporter permease; its protein translation is MIVKEFRELVRDRRTLAMLIALPLLFLIIFGYAANFYVSDVQTAVVGPQATKVASQLPGLFDVEVTESGDDKADAEQLLQDNTVDVAFVTGEQPMVALVDGSNLFAAQSAVAALNKMGDSVQTDVLYNPDLKTSWVMVPAIIGLILTFIGTIITSIGLVREREAGTLEQLAVMPIKPSTVILGKITPYFLLAGLDMIVVTVLGIVLFDVPFNGNVVTFALGAAIFLFVVLGLGVLISTVSNTAGQAIQTAMFVLLPQILLSGMIFPLDAMAAGVRWIGYLLPLTYFTIISQGTMLRGASLESMWYAYVILAVMAVVVFTAATLRFRRDLAPGGGSDGSGSDDAASDDGAAGDGAAEDGVADDGADSAEAGTTPRESAP